TCTCGCTTCCTTCCTCATAACTTCCTCAAGTTATTTGTTTATAACCGTAACTGTAGGGCAACGATCCCCCGTAGTTCTTTACGAGCAAGGGAGTCAGTAAACAATGACTCGTTTAAAACTAGCAACAGTTTGGTTAGGTGGCTGTTCGGGCTGTCACATGTCATTTCTTGACTTAGATGAATGGCTGATCGACCTAGCAGCTGGGGCAGATTTAGTTTACAGTCCCTTTATGGATACCAAAGAATATCCAGAAGGGGTGGATGTGGTATTGGTAGAAGGAGCGATCGCTAATGAAGATCACTTGCAAACGATTAAAACAGTAAGAGAGCGATCGCAACTCCTGATCTCATTTGGTGATTGTGCTGTAACTGGTAACGTGACAGCTTTACGCAATCCATTAGGGAGTGCCGAACCAGTTTTGCAACGCTGTTACATTGAAACCGCAGATGTGCGCGGACAGATTCCCCAAGAACCGGGTATTGTCCCGCCTTTATTAGATCGAGTCACGCCAGTACATACAGTCGTACCTGTCGATATTTACTTACCTGGTTGTCCGCCTCCAGCGGCGCGGATTCGAGCCGTACTGGAATCGCTGCTGCGTGGAGAAAAACCGCAGTTAGAAGGGCGCGAGTTTATCAAGTTTGGTTAGAAGCTGAGATCTCGATCCCCCTAGCCCCCCTTAAAAAGGGAGGAACTGGTAGCCTCCTTACCTCCCTAATTTCCCTGAAAAAGTGAGAAATTCAAAGCCCCCTTTCTAAAGGGGTTGGGGGATCGAGTCTCTACAAAAAAATCATCGCGAAAAGAGCAGTATTCTATGTCCCAGCGAATTGTTATCGATCCAGTCACGCGCCTTGAAGGTCACGCTAAAATTACCATCTACTTAGATGATGCCGGACAAGTGACCGATGCTCGGTTCCACGTCACAGAATTTCGCGGCTTTGAGAAATTCTGTGAAGGTCGTCCTTTGTGGGAAATGCCAGGAATTACGGCGCGGATTTGTGGAATTTGCCCAGTGAGTCACTTGCTAGCTTCTGCTAAAGCAGGCGATCGCATTCTTTCTGTCACTATTCCCGCTGCTGCTACTAAATTGCGTCGGTTGATGAATTTAGGGCAAATTATCCAATCCCATGCTTTGAGTTTTTTCCATCTCAGCGCCCCAGATTTACTATTAGGCATGGATAGCGATCCTCAAAAGCGCAACATTTTTGGGTTAATTGCCGCTCAACCAGAATTAGCCAGAGGTGGAATTCGACTGCGGCAATTCGGACAAGAAATTATTGAAATATTAGGGGGGCGCAAGATTCATCCATCGTGGGCAATTCCAGGTGGCGTGAGGGAACCATTATCTCAAGCAGGACGCACGCAGATTCAAAGCCGCATTCCAGAAGCTAAAACCACAATATTAGATGCGCTAGACAAGTTTAAGCGCTTGCTTCAGGACTATGAAAGGGAAGCTCAAACTTTTGGTAATTTTCCCAGTTTATTTATGGGTTTGGTCACATCTGATGGTTTGTGGGAAAACTACGACGGATATATTCGGTTTGTCGATAGCGCTGGCAACATTATTGCAGACAAACTCGATCCGACTCGCTTTCAAGAATTTATTGGTGAAGCAGTTGAATCTTATACTTATCTCAAGTTCCCCTATTATCGTCCTTTAGGGTATCCCGACCAAAAAGATCGCTGTCGTTTAGATAGTGGCATTTATCGAGTTGGACCTTTAGCACGATTAAATATTTGTACTCATATTGGCACTGCGATCGCAGATCGAGAATTAAGCGAATTTCGCGATCGCGGTGGTGGTACTGTACTCTCATCCTTTTTTTACCACTACGCCCGACTGATTGAAATTTTGGCATCAATCGAGCAAATTGAATTGTTGCTTGACGATCCACAGGTGTTATCTACTAAAATCCGTGCCGAAGCTGGAATTAACCAATTAGAAGGAGTTGGTTGTAGTGAAGCACCACGCGGGACTTTATTTCATCACTACAAAGTTGATGAAAACGGCTTAATGCAGAAGATAAATTTGATTATTGCGACGGGGCAAAATAATCTCGCAATGAACCGCACGGTGGCTCAAATTGCCCGACATTTTATTCATGGTGCAGAAATTCCTGAAGGAATGTTGAATCGTGTTGAAGCTGGAATTCGGGCTTTCGATCCTTGCTTAAGTTGTTCGACTCATGCAGCCGGACAAATGCCATTGCACGTTCAATTAGTAGGAACAGATGGAAGTGTTGTTAATGAAGTTTGGCGGGATTAGAGCTGTAGAGACGTTACATGTAACGTCTCTACAGGGAGAAGATAAAACTAAAATCAAATCGACAATCTGATGGGCGAGAATTCAAAAACTATTTTGGTAATTGGCTATGGTAATGACTTACGTAGTGATGATGCTGTGGGGCAAAAAGTAGCTAATGCGATCGCCTCGAAGGAATTACCTGATGTAACATCGCTGTGCGTTCATCAACTCACACCCGAACTAGCTACATTTTTGGCAACAGCCGACCTAGCAATTTTTATCGATGCCTGTTTTGCAAGTGTCTGCGAAGACGTGCGACTACAAGCGATCGCACCTACCAATTCCACTGTGATCGGCGGACATACAGGCGATCCGCGATCGCTATTAGCCCTGACGCAAGCGCTTTACAATCGGGTTCCGAATGCTTGGTGGGTAACGATACCGGGAACGAACTTTGAATTAGGCGATCGCCTTTCACCCAGTGCTGAACGAGGTATTCAGGTAGCGCTGGAACAAATTTACCATTTGATTAAATTAGGCAAGGTAGAACTATGCATGAAGTTGGAATGATGCAAAACGTTCTCGCAACTGCTGTAGAACGTGCAAAACATGAAGGTGCAAGCCATATTCGCCTGCTGCAAATGCGAGTCGGTGAGGCATCTGGGGTAGTACCAGAATCCTTACAACTGGCGTTTGATGTGGTGAAAAAGGAGACAATAGCTGAAGATGCCAGATTTCAGGTGGAGTCCGTACCAGTCGTCTGTTATTGCCCCAATTGCACTACTGAATTTCATCCCACCGATTTACTCTACGAATGTCCCGAATGTCACCAACCATATTGTGAGGTACGACAGGGTAAAGAGTTTGAACTGGCATTTTTAGAAGTTTCCTAGTCGATCGCTAGCTTCACAAATTACCATTCTCAACCATCAACCAATTCACCCCGTAAAACTAAAACAGCTTGTCCTCCCAATAAAACCCGATCGCCTTGACAGCTAACTTTAATTACCCCACCTCTAGCAGAAGCTTGATAGGCGAGAAAATTATCTTTCCCCAAGCGATCGCGCCAGTAGGGTGCAAGGCAACAATGCGCCGAACCCGTCACCGGATCTTCGTCAATTCCGACATTAGGCGCAAAGTAGCGAGAGACAAAATCATACTCTGAGTTTGTCCCTTGGCTGGTGACGATTACGCCTTGTACGGGCAAAGTTTTCAGTAAACTAAAATCTGGCTGAAGATTTCTGACAATCTCCTCCGAATCTAATTCCACCAAATAATTTCTATTCGTCTCACCTACATACTTGGGTTTGGTTCCCAAAGCTTTGATCAAATCGGCAGGTATTTCCGATGCAGCAGGAACTTGCATTGGGAAGTCTAATTCGATCCATTCTCCTATCCGTTTTGCCGTCAGCAAGCCACTGAGAGTGTGAAATCGAGCTGTTTCCTCTGGCTGCAAATAACCCTGTTCCCACAGCACATGAGCGCTAGCTAGGGTAGCATGACCGCACAGAGGAACTTCTGTAGCAGGAGTAAACCACCGCAGATTGTAGCTACCATCGTCTTGCCGGAGTAAGAAAGCCGTCTCTGATAAATTCATCTCCTTGGCAATATTTTGCATCCAACCGTCATCTCTCGATCGCGGCAGAACGCATACAGCAGCGGGATTACCTGCAAAAGGTTTATTTGTAAAAGCATCGACCTGAAAAATTTCTTGTCCCATTTCAGTTGTCATGGCAAAAGTGGCTGAGATGACATATCGCTCAAATTGGCAGATTGTAAAAGCCCGTTCCAATTTGCCTTGAGAGCGGCATTTTCTGGCTGCTGTAAGCGCTGTTCGGCTATGGTGGCGATCGCGTCGTACCATAAGCCTTGTTGAGCGTAGAGATCGAGTCGTTGTTCGGGTGTGGCTGTCTTGAGTTTCGATCGCATCGTGGCGGTTGGCGATACGCGCTGTACCCATCCTTCGACGGAATCTTTGATCGCAATAGTAGAATCTTGGCGATCGCAACTGGCTGCTATTTCTGTTTTCAAAAACCAGTGATAGTTCTGATTGAGCTTAAGTGGCGGTTGGGTAGATGGTAAACGCACGCCGATGATGCCTGGTTTAGCTGGCAGTTCGACAGCAGAACGATAGACATCGTTATCGCGATCGTCTTGTAGGACGAATTCTACAGAACGGAGTGAAGGGTTGGCAGCAGGAATGTAAAACCAGAAAGTAGGATACTCGGCGATCGTCTGTCCCCAAACATACGTTGCTTTACCCGTGCCTACAGTCTTTTCTACGGCAGGTGCTAGCGCCGTTAGCGGCAGCTTGAAGCCGCAGTCTCCTCCTCGTCCGGCTGCGCCTCTAGTTCGTCCGGTGGGAGTGCCGGAGGTAGGAAAGGGTGGTGGCGTGTAACGGGGTTGAGTGCTGACTTGCTGGTGAGTGTGATTTTGACTGTTATTGTGGGTGGCGATCGCTGCTGTGGGTACGAGCATTGTGAAGGCGATCGCTGCTGTGGCTGCAAGCTTGTGCATTATCTCACCTCAATCTATCTTTAGTGTAGGTTTCAGCAGTAGATTGCTGCTATCGGGCAAAGAACGCTTGACGACCGCAATTCTGCCTCCCGTCACGACTAAAGCCAAAGCCGCAGGGACTAAAGGCAGCCAGCCACCTTGAAGTAGTAATATCCAACTCGAGCCATATAGAGCTGCAATTGTCAAGCAAACACTCAATCCCAATCGCGCGGGAGAACGCCAGCACCAAACAACAACTCCTCCCACCAACGACCAAGCCCAAATCCAAACAATCTCACCCCAGAGAGGCAAAACCCACAGTGGTGTCCGTCCGTCCAAAACAGCACTGAGGAGTTGACTCACCATCTGAGCTTGCAAATAAATACCTGGAATTTGTTTTTGCAGTCCCTGTCTGCCGATGCTGTAGGGAGTAGACCACGCATCACCAGTACTAGGAGCCGCTAGACCGATCAGTACAATCCTGTCTTTGAGGGTACGGGCAAGATTGGGCGGAATGCGATCGCTCAGTATATCTCCTAGCGTCACTGCGACGGCAATATCGTCTACAGAGTCAAAGGGACGGTAATTGAGTAACAGTTGATAGCCTTTAGGATCGATTCTTTGATAACCGCCCGTATGGAAAGGTTGCAAACGCGGAAAAACGACATTACCGAGTTGTAAGTTACCATTGGGCGTGAATCGAGTTTCAATTCCTTTCGCTGCCAAATATTGATGAGCGAGTTGAAAACTGAGCGCGGTATTAGCACTACAACGGGATGTGAGTGGCGGATCGAAATTGAGCAAATGGCGGCGCACGATGTTGTCATCTGGATCGGCAATGACATCGCTAAAACCTATCCGTTCTGGCGCGACTTCTGGCGGGGGTTGAACGCCACGCGGATCGAATTCTGGATCGCTGACTTTACAGATAGCAAAAAGGCGATCGCTTTTTTGGAGCCTTGACTTCAGACTTGGTAATTTCTCTACCGGAAAATCGCGGTAGATATCCAAACCGATAACTTGTGGGTGAAATTGTTCGAGTTTTTGCAACAGTTTTTCCAATGCCAAATCTGACAGAGAGCCTTTTCTCTGTTTCTGTTCTGGCAGCTGCAAATCTTCCTCTGTCACCGTCACAAGTAACAGACGCGGATCGGCTTTTTCTATAGGACGCAGCCGCATTAATTGGTCAAAAGCCTGCAATTCTATAGGTTGGAATAATCCTAATAACCTCATTCCTACCACCGCCGCCGTGACAATGGTGCTGGTGAAGAAGACGCGCCGCAGAGAAAGCCGTTGTCGTGGTGGACGTAGACGTTGCATCCACTGTTGCCAAGTTGGAGGAATTTCGGCAAGATTTTGATAAATGACTGGTAGCCAGCTAGCAGCAGGATATTCACTTTCCCATCCCTGGAGTCTTTCCCTTGCCTCTCGTACCGACAAATAGAGAGACTTTCCCCCGGCAAAAGCCTGGAGAAAACTCTTCAAAAATTCTTGCGCCACGCGATCCGGTACGGGTTCGCGCATGAATACTACTTGGGGAATGTGCAAACTTGCCAAGTCCCGCGCCAAACCCAAGCCATCGCAAGAGTTAAAAATGGCTACGCTCAAACCATTTTCTACCGCAGTTTGTAAAGCGTGTTTGAGATCGGCAATAGTTAAACTTTCCGTTTGATTTAAATAAATTCTGCCTGTAACTTCATTCTGTGAGGCAGTTGTTTGACTGGCACTATGTCCGGCAAAAAATAAAATATCCCATCCTTGGGTAGACCATAACTGACGGTCTAACTCTTGACGTGACGGCTCAACCAAAAACTTGACATCTGCTCCTGGCAAGGTTTCGAGCAAGTTACGGTCTGCTTGAATGTCAATTCCGGCACTACTACCTAAAATCGCTAAAATTCTGATTTGAGTGCGAGAGGATGTCGTTTTCAGCGCAATTTCTTCGTAAGCAGGGGTACTCAGGGCAATTTCTGCTTGAGGATAGCGAGCAAATAGATCGCAGCGATGCCAGGGTAGCCGCTGTAATAGTAAATCTTCAGTTTGCAAAATAACTCGAATTGCATCCGCAGGCATTAATTTTTCTAAAAACTTATCCCTTAAAGCAAGAAATGATGGAGAGGAAAGCCAATTGTTTAGACTGCGGCTGAGGGATTCTGCGGCATTATAACAGTCTTCTAAAACACAAACATTCGTAATTTGGACGGCAGCGGCTTCCAGACGCGATCGCAAACCCAAACTGTAGTAAGCTGATTGCCATTTTCTGTAGAGTTGCGGAATTTCCGGCTGGGGTGGTAATCTGCCAGCAAGTTCTACAGCGGGGCGATCGCCATCCTCGCCAATTTGCAGCGTGACAGGAAATCCCTGCTCAAAGCTACCTTCGCCAAACTTCAAGACAACTAACTTACCCACGATCTATCACCTGTAGGCACGTCATTTTAAGTTGTAAGTCGTAACTCAAATGATAAAGTGTTCGGTGATGCCAACATCCCCCAGAGCTACTTTAACGCTAAATCTTTCTCCGGTAGTACCGCTAAATTGCAACTGAATATAATTATCGGCGCGTCTGGCTTTAGCTTCCAAGAAAACTGAACCAGATTCATCCAAAACGATTAGCTGTAGCGACGGCGGTAAAAATGTCTCTCTCCCCGTCGGATGCACTTGTACGATCAGATCGGTTTTCTGCTCTGATGCAGGACGCAGTTCCATGACCAAAGCGACTGCATGACCAGCTAGCTGCATCCCTAAGTCAATTAACTTTGCCCGTCTGACAAAATTTTCAGGGCGATCCACTTCGTTTGTATTCAGTTCTTCTGTTTTACGAAAGCTAAAGGTTAAATTGTGTTCGGTTGGATTTAATAGCGAGACGACAGTTTGCCAACCTGGTTCAAACGTATTTTGGAACCACTGTCTCAAGTTAACCGTACTCGTGGGAGGATTCGCGTTAGCGAAGCTTAACGAAGTTATCGCGCTTAAGTCTTGCAAGTGGGACAATAGATCTTCCGGCGATCGCAACTGGTTAACGGTCAACTGTTCTTGGGTAACTTGCTGGACAAAACCCAGGATACAGACCTGTTTTTCTACTTCATCCAAACGCACGACAACATAACCGATCCGATCTTCCCAAACCTCCGGTGGCACGTAACAGGTAGAAGCATCAGTGGCGATCGCCCGACATTCCAGGCGACCCAAACCCAATACCTCCAAGTCTGCTGCATCCACACACGCACGCATAAAAGGATTCCAACTATCGCACTCGTTCCAATTCACCGGAACGCCCATCATTTCCAAATAATCGCGGACGGCACACACAGCCAAGGTATTCAGTCGCACTTGCTCTGCTTTTTGTGACGTTGGCTGCTGCTGGCTAAACTGCCAAGCAATGCTATTCGCGGCTTGAGTAATTGGTAACGGAAGGGAGCGATCGTTTTCTCGTGCTTGATAATTCATGATAGGTATCCTCTAAATACCCTTGCGATTCGCCGAATTTACGCAATCGTGGTAGGCATTGTCGCCGATAGAAACTACTCAGTGTCGAAACGGACAGCTTGTATTGCGCTGCTAAATCTTCCCAGCTTGTCTCTGGTGGCAGCCTTTGTAACAATAAAACTTGGCAATTCACCTTTGGATAACCTTGAATATAAGTACGGCGGAGGTCGCCATCAGGATCGGTTTGAATCCACTTTCGTGTCGTTTCCAAAATTGGTGGGACATCGGGCGGAGCTTCCAAGGCTTCAATCGCGTCTTTCCCCAGCTCGTCAACAGAATAGACTTGTCTAGTTGTCGAGTTATTGGTAGTCTTTCTTTGCAGGTATAGGTCTTGCAGCCGTCGCCGCAAATATGCATTTAACCAAGTCGTGATACTACTACGACTGGGATCGTAGCGATCGCCTGTCGTAGCTTCACACAGGTTACGGCAGAAATACAGCCAGGTTTGTTGTAAGGCATCCTCGTAATCGGGAGTATTTTCTTTCCACAGCTTGCCAGACTTGGCAATCGAGCGGACAATTCTCGTTAAACCTCGCTGGCGATCGAGACTACCGATCTTCTGCTGACAAGTTTCTACGACCAATTGACGCAGACTCACCTCAAATTCTTCCATAACAGTATTTTTTATTTGTCTCTCCAGCAGGGGTATGTTTATTTTCGAGGAAAAATCCTCTGAAATCACTACCGCACTGCTTGTTGTCTCACCTCCTAGACATAGCGTGTTTCCTCCGCTATATACTTATCAGCTTTATAGAAGAAAATTATGCAGGTGAGTTTTATTAAGTTATGTAAGTAAAACAAGAAGAATGTCACGCAAAAGATCATGCCAGTAACGCGCAGTCGCGTTCTGGGGCGCGTCGCCAAAATGACCAATGTAGAATATGCTCAAGCCGCCAAGCTATAGGAAAGAGTCATCTGTAGAGCCATCGGCGCATCTGTGGTAGACTCAAGGGAATGAGAATCTCGCGTGGCATTGAACTGGGCGAGACTGTTGCTGTTGGAAGGCATCGTCCAGTTGTTGTGGGCATTGACCAAGGGTTCTGTCTGATGACGCAACACAACCAGAAATGCTTGAGCCGCTAATACCAACGTCATGTGGCGTAGCCAACCATGCCAAGAGCGGACTTCGTATTCACCCAAGCCTAATTGATATGAAGCAATTTTGAAACACTCGAAAATGCTTTACTTGGGTTTGACCGAGCCTGCGATCGCTGGCGCAAACTCTATGGTGATGCCGTATTTCAATTGCAAGCAGCTCGACAAACTGTAGATCGTTCTACCAAAGGTGGCGTGACTCAAGAGGAACGCAAGCTAGCCCAAACGCAAGAGCGAGAAGCCCAAAGGCAAATCGATCTGCTGGTGGGGCAAGTCAGCCCGAATCAAAGTAAAACTCAGTTAGAGTTTTACCCTTACCGTTACTTTGCTGCCGAAGGCTTTCTACCAGGATATAACTTTCCCCGTCTCTCAGTCCGCGCTTACATCCCTGCTGGCGATGCAGGTAGATTTGTCTCTCGTCCCCGCGTGGTAGCAATTCGCGAATTTGCTCCTAGTAATGTCGTTTACTACGAAGGGTCGAAATTTCAAATTGCCAAAATGCGAGTTCCCGTGGGTGGAATCGAGGGTAAATACGTCCGCGTCAGCGTTTGTCCTAGCTGCGGCTACTTCCATGAGGGAGATGATTCCCTACGCGACACTTGTGAAAACTGCGGTGCAAAGATTGTCGCCGATCGCGATGGCAACCCTGGCAAACTCAATCGCGTGCTAGAAGTAGAGACGATGATAACCCGCAGGCGGGAACGGATTACTTGTGACGAGGAAGAACGGCTCAAGTACGGTTACAACGTCACGACACATTTTCGCTATGCGCCGCAAAAGCAAGAGATAGCAACAGTCATAGCAGCGGATGGAACGCAGCTATTGCAGTTAATCTATGGTGAAACGGCAAAATTGCGGCGGATCGATCGGGGCTTGAGACGCGATCGTACCGAGCGCGGATTTAAGTTAGATGCAGCAACAGGAGTGTAGGGCGATCGCTCTACGAATGAAACATCCCAAGAGAATCTACAAACAGAAGTCAACCTGATGGTAGATGATACTTCTAATATCCTCGTAGTCGAACCAGTTAACATTCCTACTGGGAATTCTGAGGCATTTCTCGCCACTCTCCAGTTTGCTCTAGAACGAGCCATCCAAGCAGTATATAAACTCGAAGCGGACGAACTAGCCTCCGAGCGCTTGGGTCAAGGGCAACACTTACTTTTTTGGGAAGCCGCCCAAGGAGGAGCAGGCGTTCTTTCCCAAATACTCGAAGACCCTGATGCTTTCAAGCGGCTTGCAAATGCTGCGTTAGATATTTGTCACTTCTTACAAGAGAAGCAAAGCTGTACGAAAGCTTGTTATCAATGCCTGTTATCCTACCGCAATCAGTTCGATCATCCATTGTTAGATCGCTACCTAATTCGCCCTTGGTTGGATCGGCTTGGTAGCAGTACCATCACTCGTCAAGCCGCAAATGGTTCTCGTGAAGCTCAGTACCAGCAATTATTACAGCAGACAGATCCCAACTCTAATTTTGAGCGAATTGTCTTAGCAGAGATCGATCGACGGGGGTTAAAACTACCGGATACTGCTCAAGAGTTAATTCCTGAAGCTAACTCTAAACCAGACTTTATCTACAGGAATGCCAAGGTTGCTATTTTCTGCGATGGCTCGGCTCACGATCGCCCAGAACAACAGCAACAAGACAAAATTGAGCGCGATAATCTCAGATATGTATCTGGCTACTATGTCTTAACCCTACGACATGATGAGGATTGGCAAACCAAGTTAGAAATCTTAGCTTCTTTATTGTAAAACTTAGTTAAAACTTTAAATGTAGATTGGCATCTTCCAAAGCAGCTTTCGGCAGAGGACGCTCCAGGTTCACGCAAGCTGGTTAAACTGACTGTAAATTTTGGCGATTATTGCTAGAAAACTATGATTGCTGAATAGAAACCAGAGCGAGCTAATCCCCAAGAAATTATCAGCAAACAATCATTTTTTGATGTCAATCTTGAACCTAAACCCATTATGGAGCAAATATCAGAGGGGATGTTGTTAGATCTAGGTTATGCTGATCGTATTTCCCCAGTATTAACAGTACCAGAATCTCCTATCCCTAATGGCACTAGAGCTGAATAGATATTTGTCTTCGCTGCTTTGCACCCATCACGAGCGATCGTGAGCAAGCGAATCTCCAGTTATGCTTGGTGCAAAACCACTTAATTCTAAATCCTAGAACTTTTTGTTAGCCAGCGATCGCCCGATTATTTATATACTCAACTATGGAACTAGAAATCCTTCTCGAAAAACTCGATTTTATTGAAGACTACGATCTTGAATTTAAAACGTCCGAAGATAATTTACCTAAAGATATTTGGAAAACGATATCTGCTTTTGCCAATACTAAGGGCGGATATATTATTTTGGGAGTAACAGAGAAAAGAGGTAGTTTTTTTATCACCGGAGTCAATAACTCAATTTTGCAGAAAAAAGACTTTTGGAATAATCACAACAATCCTCAAAAGCTAAGTTTTCCCATTTGTAATGAATCAGACTTTACGATCGCTCACATTGATGAGAAAGACGTAATTATTATTAAGGTTTCTCAAGCAAGCCGAACTCAACGTCCCGTTTATATCAATAACAATCCTATGATAGGGACATATAAACGTAACTACGATGGCGACTATCTTTGTCGTGAAGATGAAGTACGTCAAATGCTACGAGATGCGAGTAGCGAACCTCAAGACTACCGAGTATTAGACAATTTTGATCTTAACGATCTCGATCTAGAGACAATGAAAGCCTTTCGTCAACGCTTTCGATCGAGAAAACCAGATCACCCTTTCTTAGCATTAGACGATCGAGAATTACCTATAAACTAGGAGGTTGGAAAAGCGACCGCAATACACATAAAGAAGGATTAACCCTTGCAGGTTTACTAATGTTTGGTCGAGAACGCAGTATTTTAGATGCTTGTCCTCATTATCACCTTGATTATCAAGAAAAACGTTCCTCCGATCTTGAAGAACGTTGGACATATCGTGTAACTCTCGATGGTGAATGGGAAGCTAACTTATTTAACTTTTATTATCGTGTTTATGGACGTTTAGTAAGTGATATTGACGTTCCTTTTAAATTAGATAAAAATTCAGTACGGCAAGGAGAAACTCATGTACATGAAGCTTTAAGAGAGGCATTATCTAATACTTTAATTCATGCAGATCACTCTTCTACAAAACCCTTGACTATTATTAAATCTAAAGATAGTTTCTTATTTTCTAATCCAGGTCGTCTAAGAATACCTATTGATAAAGTTTATGAAGGTGGAGTTAGCGATCCACGAAATCCCAATTTACAAAAAATGTTTCAGATGGTTGGTTTAGGAGACAAAGCAGGTTCGGGGTTTCCTAAAATCTTACGAGCATGGAAAGAACAACAATGGATATATCCAAGAGTTTTGGAAAATTTAGATTTAGATATGACAACAGTTGCTCTACCAATGATCAGCTTAATTCCTAAAGACGTTGAGAAAGAGCTACGAGAAGTTGTTGGGGATAACTATTGCAACTTATCACAATTAGATCGAATCATTTTAGTCTTAGCTCATCGTCTAGGACAAATCAGTAATAGCGATATCCAATGCTATAGCCAAAAACACCCTAGAGATATTGGTGATTGTCTCAAAAACCTAGTAGATAATGGTTGGCTAGAAAAATCAGGACATGGTAGAGGTACATATTACACCTTACCCAATGACACTCAAACCGATTTATTCTCCTTACTTCCTCAA
This window of the Chroococcidiopsis thermalis PCC 7203 genome carries:
- a CDS encoding DUF1822 family protein, which gives rise to MNYQARENDRSLPLPITQAANSIAWQFSQQQPTSQKAEQVRLNTLAVCAVRDYLEMMGVPVNWNECDSWNPFMRACVDAADLEVLGLGRLECRAIATDASTCYVPPEVWEDRIGYVVVRLDEVEKQVCILGFVQQVTQEQLTVNQLRSPEDLLSHLQDLSAITSLSFANANPPTSTVNLRQWFQNTFEPGWQTVVSLLNPTEHNLTFSFRKTEELNTNEVDRPENFVRRAKLIDLGMQLAGHAVALVMELRPASEQKTDLIVQVHPTGRETFLPPSLQLIVLDESGSVFLEAKARRADNYIQLQFSGTTGERFSVKVALGDVGITEHFII
- a CDS encoding DUF1998 domain-containing protein, with product MVDDTSNILVVEPVNIPTGNSEAFLATLQFALERAIQAVYKLEADELASERLGQGQHLLFWEAAQGGAGVLSQILEDPDAFKRLANAALDICHFLQEKQSCTKACYQCLLSYRNQFDHPLLDRYLIRPWLDRLGSSTITRQAANGSREAQYQQLLQQTDPNSNFERIVLAEIDRRGLKLPDTAQELIPEANSKPDFIYRNAKVAIFCDGSAHDRPEQQQQDKIERDNLRYVSGYYVLTLRHDEDWQTKLEILASLL
- a CDS encoding AlbA family DNA-binding domain-containing protein, which translates into the protein MELEILLEKLDFIEDYDLEFKTSEDNLPKDIWKTISAFANTKGGYIILGVTEKRGSFFITGVNNSILQKKDFWNNHNNPQKLSFPICNESDFTIAHIDEKDVIIIKVSQASRTQRPVYINNNPMIGTYKRNYDGDYLCREDEVRQMLRDASSEPQDYRVLDNFDLNDLDLETMKAFRQRFRSRKPDHPFLALDDRELPIN
- a CDS encoding ATP-binding protein, whose product is MFGRERSILDACPHYHLDYQEKRSSDLEERWTYRVTLDGEWEANLFNFYYRVYGRLVSDIDVPFKLDKNSVRQGETHVHEALREALSNTLIHADHSSTKPLTIIKSKDSFLFSNPGRLRIPIDKVYEGGVSDPRNPNLQKMFQMVGLGDKAGSGFPKILRAWKEQQWIYPRVLENLDLDMTTVALPMISLIPKDVEKELREVVGDNYCNLSQLDRIILVLAHRLGQISNSDIQCYSQKHPRDIGDCLKNLVDNGWLEKSGHGRGTYYTLPNDTQTDLFSLLPQSDQPSSDHLQPSSDHLQPSSDHLQPSSDPWGKLIAIATPVREKGKVSQELMEQTILELCQDRYLTQQQLANILNRSPHTLRTSYLTKMVKEGALELKYPDKPTHPNQGYQTRQNPKL